A genomic window from Bdellovibrio sp. SKB1291214 includes:
- a CDS encoding ATP synthase F0 subunit C, producing the protein MKKLMVALVAMFAAAPAFAQEAVATATTTTSDKGLVALAAALTIAVAVFGGAMAQGKTAATALDGIARNPAASGKLLIPMILGLALIESLVIYALIIALKLS; encoded by the coding sequence ATGAAAAAATTGATGGTTGCTCTAGTAGCAATGTTCGCAGCAGCTCCAGCATTCGCACAAGAAGCAGTAGCAACAGCTACTACTACAACTTCTGACAAAGGCTTGGTTGCTTTGGCAGCTGCATTGACTATCGCAGTAGCGGTATTCGGTGGCGCTATGGCTCAAGGTAAAACTGCTGCTACAGCACTTGATGGTATCGCTCGTAACCCAGCGGCTTCTGGTAAGCTTTTGATCCCAATGATCTTGGGTCTAGCTCTTATCGAGTCTCTAGTTATCTACGCGTTGATCATCGCTTTGAAACTTTCTTAG
- the atpB gene encoding F0F1 ATP synthase subunit A codes for MAAEHHPFNWTQLIPAVGVEYYHIATLAIVTVATIGIGLMARASLGKGDVAVLPADKFSLRGIMEMLTEMMSGLADMVIGEHGKHYVPFFTSVFFFIVFNNLVGMIPGMTPATENINTTFGFGILMFLFYNFQGVKENGPIAYLKHFMGPVLFLAPLMFVIEIVSHLVRPFSLGLRLANVMMGDHTVLSVFLDLVPIGVPIPFYVMGLFVCFVQAFVFTLLSMVYVAFAIAHDH; via the coding sequence ATGGCGGCAGAACACCACCCGTTTAACTGGACACAGCTTATCCCTGCAGTTGGCGTTGAGTATTATCACATCGCGACTCTTGCGATCGTTACTGTGGCGACTATCGGTATCGGTTTAATGGCTCGTGCATCTTTGGGTAAAGGTGACGTTGCAGTTCTTCCTGCAGATAAATTCTCTCTTCGTGGAATCATGGAGATGCTCACTGAAATGATGTCGGGACTTGCCGACATGGTTATCGGTGAACACGGCAAACACTATGTTCCGTTCTTTACTTCAGTATTCTTCTTTATCGTATTCAACAACTTGGTTGGTATGATCCCAGGCATGACTCCTGCGACTGAAAACATCAATACGACATTCGGTTTCGGTATCTTGATGTTCTTATTCTATAACTTCCAAGGTGTGAAAGAAAACGGTCCAATCGCTTATCTTAAACACTTCATGGGTCCGGTTCTTTTCTTGGCTCCATTGATGTTTGTTATCGAAATCGTTTCCCACTTGGTTCGTCCATTCTCATTAGGTCTTCGTCTTGCGAACGTAATGATGGGTGACCACACGGTACTATCTGTATTCTTGGATCTAGTACCAATTGGTGTACCAATTCCATTCTATGTAATGGGATTGTTCGTATGCTTTGTTCAGGCTTTTGTATTTACTTTGCTTTCAATGGTTTACGTAGCATTCGCGATTGCACACGACCACTAA
- a CDS encoding AtpZ/AtpI family protein, with the protein MRKYIIFASIGFELVGLIIGCFYLGELLDSKYQTKGMAFVGLSLAALVGWLVRVIWLLKRMDAQEEKENANKKP; encoded by the coding sequence ATGAGAAAGTATATAATTTTTGCATCCATAGGCTTCGAACTTGTCGGGTTGATCATCGGGTGTTTCTACTTGGGTGAACTTCTGGATAGTAAGTATCAAACTAAAGGCATGGCCTTTGTTGGTTTGAGTTTGGCGGCCTTGGTGGGCTGGCTCGTCCGTGTGATTTGGCTTTTAAAGCGCATGGATGCCCAAGAAGAAAAAGAAAACGCGAATAAGAAACCATAA
- a CDS encoding tetratricopeptide repeat protein: MIRGVLAVIFLLLAACSSQEQGDYKTAEKNVSQGNYKVALDYFDRVILRNNKSEYPLDAAREAARVAFFELKDYERTIGYHRFIVLHSSDEKERLTSQKQIAEIYFNNLQNYQASIVEFSKLQQMPHTDLEASQYQMSVARAHYYMNNFFQAESEIDSMLRLKSDDNVRFQALMLKGNILVAKKEYVKAIDIFKGLIEKYPQRSVQENVGLTLAVCYEENDNFKEAIKVLEGYRDKYSPPEYIELRIKRLQERMKNAPGAKGFRK; this comes from the coding sequence ATGATCAGAGGAGTACTGGCTGTAATATTCCTACTCCTCGCCGCTTGTTCCAGTCAGGAACAGGGGGATTATAAAACCGCGGAAAAAAATGTATCCCAGGGTAACTACAAAGTTGCCCTGGATTATTTTGACCGAGTCATCTTAAGAAATAATAAATCAGAGTATCCCCTTGATGCTGCTCGAGAAGCTGCTCGCGTTGCTTTCTTCGAATTGAAAGACTATGAGCGCACAATTGGATACCATCGATTCATCGTGCTTCATTCGAGTGACGAGAAGGAGCGCCTGACTTCGCAAAAGCAAATTGCGGAGATTTATTTTAATAATCTTCAAAATTATCAGGCCTCGATTGTTGAGTTTAGCAAGCTTCAACAGATGCCTCATACAGATTTAGAGGCCTCCCAGTACCAAATGAGTGTGGCGCGCGCACATTACTACATGAACAATTTCTTTCAGGCGGAATCAGAGATTGATTCCATGCTTCGCTTAAAATCCGATGACAATGTTCGCTTTCAAGCTTTGATGTTGAAAGGAAATATCCTGGTTGCAAAAAAAGAGTATGTGAAAGCGATCGATATTTTTAAAGGTCTTATCGAAAAATATCCTCAGCGCTCTGTTCAAGAAAACGTCGGATTAACACTGGCCGTTTGTTACGAGGAAAATGATAACTTCAAAGAAGCGATCAAGGTGCTTGAGGGTTATCGCGATAAATACAGTCCCCCAGAATACATCGAACTTCGTATTAAACGTCTTCAAGAGCGCATGAAAAATGCGCCTGGTGCGAAAGGCTTTAGGAAGTAA